A window of Gambusia affinis linkage group LG03, SWU_Gaff_1.0, whole genome shotgun sequence contains these coding sequences:
- the upb1 gene encoding beta-ureidopropionase: MSASEFESLEKSLESHLPEAELTEVKRLLFGRETPKLSLPSCAVEAAAERRFELKGYKFDAAQEQLRPPRRVRVGLVQHRVVLPTDAPILDQVGAMHSRVGEIVEVAAMCGVNVICFQETWTMPFAFCTREKEPWTEFAESAEEGNTTRFCQELAKKYNMVVISPILEREELHSTLWNTAVVISNSGNVLGKSRKNHIPRVGDFNESTYYMEGDTGHTVFQTQFGKLAVNICYGRHHPLNWFMYSMNGAEIIFNPSATVGALSEPMWPIEARNAAIANHCFTCAINRVGTEHFKSEFTSGDGKKAHHDFGHFYGSSYVAGPDGSRTPGLSRTRDGLLVVELDLNLNRQVSDKWSFKMTGRYAEYAEELGEAVRPDFKPKIIKE; the protein is encoded by the exons GAAGTTGTCTCTCCCATCCTGCGCTGTGGAAGCTGCAGCCGAGCGCCGGTTTGAGTTGAAAGGCTACAAGTTCGACGCTGCGCAGGAGCAGCTGAGGCCGCCCAGAAGAGTCCGAGTGGGCCTGGTTCAGCACCGCGTCGTCCTGCCTACCGACGCCCCCATCCTGGACCAG GTCGGCGCCATGCACAGCCGCGTCGGGGAAATCGTGGAGGTAGCCGCCATGTGCGGCGTTAACGTCATCTGCTTCCAGGAGACCTGGA CCATGCCGTTTGCTTTCTGCACTCGGGAGAAAGAGCCGTGGACGGAGTTTGCAGAGTCTGCAGAGGAAGGGAACACCACGCGGTTCTGCCAGGAG CTTGCCAAAAAATACAACATGGTGGTCATCTCCCCAATCCTTGAGCGAGAGGAGCTGCACAGCACTCTGTGGAACACAGCGGTGGTGATCTCCAATTCAGGAAACGTGCTGGGAAAGAGTCGGAAGAACCACATTCCCAGGGTTGGAGACTTTAATGAG TCCACATATTACATGGAGGGCGACACGGGCCACACGGTGTTCCAGACGCAGTTCGGGAAGCTCGCTGTGAATATCTGCTACGGGCGTCACCACCCACTCAACTGGTTCATGTACAGCATGAACGGAGCGGAGATCATCTTCAACCCCTCTGCCACCGTTGGAGCTCTCAG TGAGCCCATGTGGCCGATCGAGGCCAGGAACGCAGCGATAGCCAATCACTGCTTTACGTGTGCCATCAACCGTGTTGGGACA GAACACTTCAAAAGTGAATTCACGTCTGGGGATGGAAAGAAAG CTCACCATGACTTTGGTCACTTCTACGGGTCCAGTTATGTGGCTGGTCCTGACGGCAGCCGGACCCCGGGCCTCTCCAGGACCCGTGACGGACTGCTGGTGGTGGAGCTGGATCTGAATCTCAACAGACAAGTCAGCGACAAATGGAGCTTTAAG ATGACTGGGCGGTATGCAGAGTACGCAGAAGAACTGGGAGAGGCTGTAAGACCTGACTTCAAACCCAAAATAATAAAGGAGTAG